Proteins found in one Oscillospiraceae bacterium genomic segment:
- a CDS encoding uroporphyrinogen decarboxylase family protein, protein MNSRERAAAAMRYQKPDKVPVEYLCTPVGFYEHGEKLNDLYATMPGDFGPTERKPIPVLGPELFDKEGKYHEFRRDGWGILWEYRIYGVAGIPFERPLADLSKVYDYKFPDPPKAVGEQFEKDFAAGIAHREHYYHQSHAGSLFELMREMCHDEDVYCEIAEDTKEINFLADKLSEYARARVEYAVALGADGVSFGDDYGTERALILSPEMWRSFFKPRLKYIFEPAVKAGMTVHFHSCGQIRAIIEDLADVGATSIWPQLPAYDMADLAALCRSLKLAVAIHTDRANTMTFGTPQQVRDLVKREYETFKMADGGSWFYIEADNGFPYENLEALVNTVHEIR, encoded by the coding sequence ATGAATTCACGCGAGCGCGCCGCGGCAGCGATGCGGTATCAAAAACCGGACAAAGTGCCGGTGGAATACCTCTGCACGCCGGTCGGGTTTTACGAGCACGGCGAAAAACTCAACGACCTTTACGCGACCATGCCGGGCGATTTCGGCCCGACGGAGCGCAAACCGATCCCGGTGCTCGGGCCGGAGCTCTTTGACAAAGAAGGGAAATATCACGAATTCCGACGTGACGGCTGGGGCATTTTGTGGGAATACCGCATCTACGGCGTCGCCGGAATTCCTTTCGAAAGGCCGCTTGCCGATCTTTCGAAGGTCTATGATTACAAATTCCCCGACCCGCCCAAAGCAGTCGGAGAACAGTTTGAAAAAGACTTTGCGGCAGGCATTGCGCACCGCGAACATTATTATCATCAAAGTCATGCGGGGTCGTTATTCGAGCTGATGCGCGAAATGTGCCATGACGAGGATGTCTATTGCGAGATCGCCGAGGACACCAAAGAGATCAATTTCCTGGCCGACAAACTCAGCGAATACGCCCGCGCGCGGGTCGAATACGCCGTTGCTTTGGGCGCGGACGGGGTCTCGTTCGGCGACGACTACGGTACCGAGCGGGCATTGATTTTGAGCCCTGAGATGTGGCGCAGCTTTTTCAAACCGCGTTTAAAATACATCTTCGAACCGGCTGTCAAAGCTGGGATGACGGTGCATTTTCACAGTTGCGGGCAGATCAGAGCCATCATAGAAGACCTCGCGGACGTCGGCGCGACCTCGATCTGGCCGCAATTGCCGGCTTACGATATGGCCGATCTGGCAGCGCTCTGCCGCAGTTTGAAGCTTGCGGTGGCGATTCACACCGACCGCGCCAACACCATGACTTTCGGAACGCCGCAGCAGGTGCGCGATCTTGTCAAGCGCGAATACGAGACTTTCAAAATGGCCGACGGCGGCTCATGGTTTTACATCGAAGCCGACAACGGCTTTCCTTACGAAAACCTCGAGGCGCTGGTCAACACGGTTCATGAGATCCGATAA
- a CDS encoding AAA family ATPase has protein sequence MKLVILIGDSAVGKMTVGQELMKITDLRLFHNHMTIEPILEIFGKLNGTAIKRLREVIFEEFAASDAYGLIFTYMWGFDLQSDWDYIAHVRELFEQHGAEVYYVELVAPQEVRLQRNATENRLKHKASKRDIEISNQRLINDDAKHRCVSNDGEIPFENYIKIDNTNLSAAQVAEQIKLRFNL, from the coding sequence ATGAAACTCGTCATCTTAATCGGCGACAGCGCGGTCGGGAAAATGACCGTCGGACAGGAACTGATGAAAATCACCGATCTGCGGCTGTTTCACAATCATATGACCATCGAACCGATTCTTGAAATTTTCGGGAAATTGAACGGAACCGCGATTAAGCGCCTGCGTGAGGTGATTTTCGAGGAATTCGCCGCCTCCGACGCATACGGCTTGATTTTCACCTATATGTGGGGGTTTGACTTGCAATCGGACTGGGATTATATCGCGCATGTCCGGGAACTCTTTGAACAACACGGCGCAGAGGTTTATTATGTTGAACTGGTCGCCCCGCAGGAAGTCCGTTTGCAGCGAAACGCCACCGAAAACCGTTTGAAGCATAAAGCTTCGAAACGGGACATTGAAATCTCCAATCAGCGGTTGATCAATGACGATGCCAAACACCGCTGCGTCAGCAACGACGGTGAGATTCCGTTTGAGAATTATATCAAGATCGACAATACGAATCTTTCCGCCGCTCAGGTTGCCGAACAGATAAAATTACGATTTAATTTATAA
- a CDS encoding DUF4111 domain-containing protein — protein MEDRLKSILEDYSGRVKSLLSNDLIGIYLTGSIALDGYHDGKSDIDFTVVMKQPLDERQISELKTIHREILKKYPKNLFEGHYITPDVFGKSIDETEPFVSYHDGRMTKDYQGINIVTWFTLKKYGVTVCGLPVNDLHFDAPEEELLKYVINNVNTYWAQWFSQASKIISKRSIYALSKQAVEWCVSGLSRIYYTLSEKDITSKDQALGYALRHASRQYERIIKEAQYIRTGCGLKQYLSCMKRRKEMIRYMDYMIGECNKIYIPKL, from the coding sequence TTGGAAGATCGATTAAAAAGCATTCTTGAGGATTATTCCGGCAGAGTAAAATCGCTGTTGAGCAATGATCTGATCGGTATTTATTTAACCGGTTCTATCGCGCTTGACGGTTATCATGACGGGAAAAGCGATATTGATTTTACTGTCGTCATGAAACAACCGTTAGACGAACGGCAAATTTCCGAACTGAAAACAATTCATCGGGAGATTTTAAAAAAGTACCCGAAAAATCTGTTTGAGGGGCATTATATCACCCCGGATGTGTTCGGTAAGTCGATCGATGAAACCGAGCCGTTTGTTTCGTATCATGATGGGAGAATGACAAAAGATTATCAAGGGATCAATATCGTCACTTGGTTTACGCTGAAAAAGTACGGAGTTACGGTTTGCGGTTTACCTGTAAATGACCTTCACTTCGATGCCCCCGAAGAAGAATTATTAAAATACGTCATCAATAACGTTAACACCTATTGGGCGCAATGGTTTTCACAAGCGTCTAAAATAATATCAAAAAGAAGTATCTATGCATTGTCAAAACAAGCGGTTGAATGGTGTGTATCGGGGCTGTCACGGATATACTATACATTATCCGAAAAAGACATCACTTCAAAAGATCAGGCGCTCGGGTATGCTTTGCGTCATGCTTCGAGACAATATGAAAGGATCATCAAAGAGGCGCAATATATTCGAACCGGCTGCGGTCTGAAGCAGTATCTTTCGTGTATGAAACGGCGTAAAGAGATGATTCGATATATGGATTATATGATTGGGGAATGTAATAAAATATATATTCCAAAACTATAA
- a CDS encoding YbhB/YbcL family Raf kinase inhibitor-like protein, protein MADLKINIPKFADGDWMPVEHSGRGKDISPEIRLSGIDDKAASIAITLDDASHPFIPNYNHWVIWNLPVSGMIPEGVPKGETVEALGGAKQGIAYGRHRYKGPKPPFKAIHSYVFTVYTLDSPIEISSNSTKRDFLAAAQGHILQKAVYTGKFQSRQ, encoded by the coding sequence ATGGCGGATTTAAAAATCAACATTCCGAAATTCGCGGACGGCGATTGGATGCCGGTCGAGCATTCGGGGCGGGGAAAAGACATCTCTCCCGAAATTCGTTTATCGGGGATTGATGATAAAGCAGCGTCGATTGCAATTACGCTGGATGACGCATCCCATCCGTTTATTCCGAACTACAACCATTGGGTGATATGGAATTTGCCTGTCAGCGGCATGATTCCGGAAGGCGTTCCGAAGGGCGAAACGGTCGAAGCTTTGGGCGGAGCGAAACAGGGGATCGCCTACGGCAGACATCGTTATAAAGGCCCGAAACCGCCGTTCAAAGCGATCCATAGTTATGTCTTTACCGTTTATACTTTGGATTCGCCAATTGAAATATCTTCAAATTCAACCAAAAGGGACTTCTTGGCCGCCGCGCAGGGACATATTCTTCAAAAAGCGGTTTACACCGGCAAATTCCAAAGCCGACAATAA
- a CDS encoding DUF4832 domain-containing protein, protein MINTNKGTEEFHMFNYQNVKPIDDPNNNTAIGQCPYFPGPERKGYVNLRKYADELTILKNPHKGWYWHYIDNGFFRGAYREDHDPNDRLLDFPGLNHLYLRFDWGDIEKEEGKLDWSYIDKIMDEWEKFDYRFSLRICTYEGDGKMPFATPEYVYKAGARGYELSNGRLEPDYGDPVFLEMLSAFMAKVGGKFNHDPRIELIDVGTFGTWGEGHTAAGSMKFYPLEVMKKHIDLHKDNFPDKPVLLNDDHINARWDVGKADNLALLDYAVEKKLGLDDDSVCVSCYSGKRTYNTLRTPWMFERFWKNGPIVLEFEHYHMVKPTVFKGGYPFLDALRTAHATFAGFHGYPRPWLEREPYLTEYAANRLGYWYFINGVEKDGETVKLYLENRGFGKSYHKFDLIARLNADGIQKDIQIPADNRDWLPGEEICVEFTLPKEIKTNFNLSLGLFENTRPIEFAFDKKRYKEGFYELCNF, encoded by the coding sequence ATGATAAATACAAATAAAGGCACCGAGGAGTTTCATATGTTTAACTATCAAAACGTAAAACCGATTGACGACCCCAACAATAACACCGCCATCGGGCAATGCCCCTATTTTCCGGGGCCCGAGCGCAAAGGGTATGTCAATCTGCGTAAATATGCCGATGAGCTCACGATTTTAAAAAATCCCCACAAGGGCTGGTATTGGCACTATATCGACAACGGGTTTTTCAGGGGCGCATACCGTGAAGATCACGACCCGAACGACCGCTTGCTAGATTTTCCGGGTCTGAACCACCTCTATCTGCGCTTTGACTGGGGCGATATCGAGAAAGAAGAGGGTAAACTAGATTGGTCGTATATCGACAAGATCATGGACGAGTGGGAAAAATTCGACTACCGCTTCAGTCTGCGTATCTGCACCTACGAGGGCGACGGAAAAATGCCGTTTGCCACGCCGGAATATGTCTACAAGGCGGGTGCGCGCGGTTATGAGCTCTCCAACGGCCGCCTTGAACCTGATTACGGCGACCCTGTGTTTTTGGAAATGCTCTCGGCGTTTATGGCGAAAGTCGGTGGAAAATTTAATCATGACCCGCGCATCGAGCTGATCGACGTGGGCACCTTTGGCACCTGGGGCGAGGGGCATACCGCCGCCGGATCGATGAAGTTCTATCCGCTCGAAGTCATGAAAAAGCATATCGATCTGCATAAAGACAATTTCCCCGATAAACCGGTTTTATTGAACGACGACCACATCAACGCCCGCTGGGATGTCGGCAAAGCCGACAATCTGGCGCTGCTCGATTACGCCGTCGAAAAAAAGCTCGGCCTTGACGACGACTCGGTCTGCGTGAGCTGCTATTCGGGCAAGCGGACTTATAACACGCTGCGCACCCCGTGGATGTTCGAACGGTTTTGGAAAAACGGCCCGATCGTGCTGGAGTTTGAGCATTATCACATGGTCAAGCCAACGGTGTTCAAGGGCGGCTATCCGTTTTTGGACGCGCTCAGAACCGCCCACGCGACCTTTGCGGGCTTTCACGGCTATCCGCGCCCGTGGCTGGAACGCGAGCCATATCTGACCGAGTACGCAGCCAACCGCCTTGGCTATTGGTATTTTATCAACGGCGTCGAAAAAGACGGCGAAACGGTGAAACTCTACCTCGAAAACCGGGGTTTCGGCAAGTCCTATCACAAATTTGATCTGATCGCCCGACTGAACGCAGACGGCATACAGAAAGACATTCAAATCCCCGCCGACAACCGCGATTGGCTGCCCGGCGAGGAAATCTGCGTCGAATTCACATTGCCTAAGGAAATAAAAACGAACTTCAACCTCTCGCTCGGCCTGTTCGAAAACACCCGCCCGATCGAATTTGCATTTGACAAAAAGCGGTACAAAGAGGGTTTTTACGAGCTTTGCAATTTTTAA
- a CDS encoding Gfo/Idh/MocA family oxidoreductase, translating into MTDKLKIGVFGGRRGQTMIDVLLGHPDAKLVAVCDKFEPLLDKVHAKAADKGTDVACYSDFDAFLKHDMDAVVLANYANEHATYAIKCLEHGLHVLSEVLPCETMAQAVALTEAVEKSGKVYAYAENYCYMKHSFEMWKRYQNGDIGEIMYGEGEYIHDCSGIWPSITYGEREHWRNLMHSNFYCTHSLGPLLTISGLRPVRVVGFEVPPEQCMKELGAWSGAGIEMVTLENGAVVKSVHGHLKREPGSVTCQVYGQKGMMESGRFKTQPPLNVYLEGDELCKGEWENYDPEQNIAGEAAKEFTSHGGSDFYATHFFIEKILGRPDGKWSIDVNKAVDMGICGLLAYRSVLNGNTPVEVPNLRNKAEREKWRNDNACTNPAVAGDQLLPRSSFGEPEISDGVYKRVKKLWQEGKKA; encoded by the coding sequence ATGACGGATAAGTTAAAAATCGGTGTCTTCGGCGGCCGCAGAGGCCAGACCATGATCGACGTGCTGCTTGGGCATCCGGACGCAAAGTTGGTTGCGGTCTGCGATAAATTCGAGCCGCTTTTGGATAAAGTGCACGCGAAGGCGGCTGACAAAGGTACAGACGTCGCCTGTTATTCCGATTTTGACGCATTTCTCAAGCACGATATGGACGCTGTGGTGTTGGCCAATTACGCCAACGAGCACGCGACTTATGCAATCAAGTGCCTTGAGCACGGACTGCATGTGCTCAGCGAGGTGCTGCCCTGCGAGACGATGGCGCAGGCGGTCGCGCTGACCGAAGCGGTTGAAAAGAGCGGTAAGGTCTATGCCTACGCCGAGAATTACTGCTATATGAAGCATTCCTTCGAAATGTGGAAACGTTATCAAAACGGCGATATCGGCGAGATCATGTACGGCGAGGGCGAATATATCCACGACTGTTCGGGCATATGGCCTTCCATCACTTACGGTGAGCGTGAACATTGGCGCAACCTGATGCATTCCAACTTCTACTGCACCCATTCTCTCGGCCCGCTGCTGACGATTTCCGGGCTGCGCCCGGTCAGGGTGGTTGGGTTTGAAGTCCCGCCCGAGCAGTGCATGAAAGAACTCGGCGCGTGGAGCGGCGCGGGCATCGAGATGGTCACGCTCGAAAACGGCGCGGTGGTGAAAAGCGTTCACGGCCACCTCAAGCGCGAGCCGGGCAGCGTGACTTGCCAGGTCTACGGTCAAAAGGGTATGATGGAGAGCGGACGGTTCAAAACCCAGCCGCCTTTAAATGTATATCTCGAGGGCGATGAGCTGTGCAAAGGCGAGTGGGAAAATTATGACCCCGAACAGAACATCGCGGGTGAAGCGGCGAAGGAATTTACAAGCCACGGCGGCAGCGATTTTTACGCCACGCACTTTTTTATCGAAAAGATTCTCGGCAGACCCGACGGAAAATGGTCGATCGACGTTAACAAGGCGGTCGACATGGGCATCTGCGGGCTGCTTGCCTACCGTTCGGTGCTGAACGGAAACACGCCTGTCGAAGTGCCGAACCTGCGAAATAAAGCCGAGCGCGAAAAATGGCGCAATGACAACGCCTGCACCAATCCCGCGGTCGCGGGGGATCAATTGCTGCCGCGTTCTTCGTTCGGCGAGCCGGAGATATCGGATGGGGTTTATAAGCGGGTCAAAAAGTTGTGGCAGGAAGGCAAAAAAGCATAA
- a CDS encoding helix-turn-helix domain-containing protein, with the protein MTVSLAYIEDNIKNEISQEDIASACFCSLSHLQKLFRYVFRIPVGDYITRRRMTLAARDLLAGASVLDTAMNYQYNSPEVFSRAFYKVWNTTPSNFKHTRKFTGIFPKLTLNTEGDCIMNRRKFDMTELYDYIRAKEGKYVLCFDIAGLHAVNTEKGRLAGDKVIAECLRRIDEQCDDSMLLCRIGGDEFALFTDFTGEKAVAEFASKVLCQNGKTVLCGNENIPVSMRAGAMKLAEKMKYGELFTRLSEEVCRVSEDIGKCGFVKS; encoded by the coding sequence TTGACGGTTTCACTCGCCTACATAGAAGACAATATCAAAAACGAAATTTCGCAGGAGGACATCGCTTCGGCCTGTTTCTGTTCGCTGTCCCATCTGCAAAAGCTGTTTCGGTATGTCTTTCGAATCCCGGTCGGGGACTACATCACCCGGCGGCGCATGACGTTGGCTGCGCGTGATCTGCTCGCGGGTGCAAGCGTCCTCGACACGGCAATGAATTATCAATACAACTCGCCCGAGGTCTTCTCACGAGCCTTTTATAAGGTCTGGAACACCACGCCCTCCAACTTCAAACACACCCGGAAATTCACCGGGATATTTCCGAAACTGACGTTGAATACAGAAGGAGATTGCATTATGAATAGAAGAAAATTCGATATGACCGAGCTTTACGACTATATCCGCGCCAAAGAGGGCAAATATGTGCTCTGCTTTGATATCGCGGGACTGCACGCGGTCAACACCGAAAAAGGCCGTTTGGCGGGCGACAAAGTGATTGCCGAGTGCCTGCGCCGAATCGATGAGCAGTGCGACGACAGCATGCTGCTTTGCCGCATCGGCGGCGACGAATTCGCCCTGTTCACCGATTTCACCGGGGAAAAAGCCGTCGCGGAATTCGCTTCGAAAGTCCTTTGCCAAAACGGCAAAACCGTGCTTTGCGGCAATGAAAACATTCCGGTTTCGATGCGGGCGGGCGCGATGAAGCTTGCGGAGAAGATGAAATACGGCGAGCTTTTTACTCGCCTGTCCGAAGAAGTATGCCGCGTCTCCGAAGACATCGGCAAATGCGGGTTTGTGAAAAGCTGA